One Mytilus trossulus isolate FHL-02 chromosome 5, PNRI_Mtr1.1.1.hap1, whole genome shotgun sequence DNA segment encodes these proteins:
- the LOC134718184 gene encoding uncharacterized protein LOC134718184 — protein sequence MLSTLSAVYDPLDASSNGYGQCSYVRLFNFKHQVHCALVIGKSRVVPLKPITIPKLELTAAVIAVNISAILRDELEYSDKNVTEYFWTDSNVVLGYIANDSSRFHVFVANRVQQIRDNTEPFQWYYVSSTEKTTDIASRGATPIKLRESKWFTGPYFLWNAEHVVRKELSDTFKPLLNDPEVRKVKVMSTSTCLPPPASILERLEYFSDWNRA from the exons ATGCTGTCTACATTAAGCGCAGTATATGATCCGCTAG ATGCTAGTTCAAATGGTTACGGTCAGTGTTCATACGTTCGCCTTTTCAACTTTAAACATCAAGTACATTGTGCTCTGGTTATTGGTAAATCTCGAGTGGTTCCGTTAAAGCCCATTACGATTCCCAAGTTAGAGCTTACGGCTGCAGTAATCGCCGTGAATATCAGTGCAATTTTGAGAGATGAACTTGAGTATTCCGATAAAAATGTCACTGAGTATTTCTGGACCGATAGTAACGTAGTACTAGGTTATATTGCGAATGATTCCAGTCGTTTTCATGTGTTTGTGGCTAACAGAGTACAACAGATTCGCGACAACACCGAACCATTTCAGTGGTATTATGTCAGTTCTACCGAAAAAACAACCGACATTGCTTCTCGTGGAGCTACACCGATCAAATTAAGAGAATCAAAGTGGTTTACGGGACCATATTTCTTATGGAATGCGGAACACGTAGTCAGAAAGGAATTATCGGATACGTTTAAACCGTTATTGAATGACCCGGAAGTTAGAAAAGTTAAAGTTATGTCTACAAGTACTTGTTTACCTCCTCCTGCGTCCATACTTGAACGTTTAGAATACTTTTCAGATTGGAACAGAGCTTGA